The Moorena producens PAL-8-15-08-1 genomic interval CCGATACATATCCTGGAGCAAAGCCACGGGATTTTTACATAAATCATCGTAGAGATAAACTTTGATTTTATCTCGATTAAACGTTTCGATAAAATGTCTTAATTGAGCAGTGTACAGTCCTTTTTTTAGGGTAAACGACCCCTTAGAGCGAAACTTAAGCTGTTCCGATAAAGGTTGAAGCTTACCCGCTACATCCGTCGCTTCCCGAACGTGCATTAAATAATCCGAATAAGCTCGGTCTATGGGATTTCGGAGAATAGCAATCAGTTTAACATCGGGCAAATAACGCAATATTAGCTCAGACGATGATTTATAATGAAACAAATAGTTAGGGGATGCTTCTCCAATCGCTATTTCATCCTTCACGTCTTGGAAAAGTTGAGAATATTTTTCAAAGGTATCAATTCTATTTTTGTTAGGAGTTATTAGGTCTGGAGGTAACGTTTCCCAATCTTTCTCCAAAAAATTGGTTTCCTTAACCGGACTCATATAAACTTGAGGGTGTTGCGTTAAGTAGTTATAAATAGAAGTTGTTCCTGCCTTCTGCACACCTATAATTAAAAAAGTCGGTAATTTCATTTTATTTCTGGGAATAGGGAATAGGGAATAGGGAATAGGGAATAGGGAATAGGGAATAGGGAATAGGGAATAGGGAATAGGGAATAGGGAATAGGGAATAGGGAATAGGGAATAGGGAATAGGGAATAGGGGAAGAGGGGGGAGTGTGGGTCTCACAAGGGTAGGTTTTTTACCTAGCAGGGCGAGTAGTTACTGGCATGGGGTAGAAATTTCGGAAAATATGTCTTACAATCTACCAGAATTTCCACCGATTACCGACCCATCTCCCGCTCTTCCCCTCCTGGTCGGGGTGTCGGGTGGGTTCCGATTAGCCATTACCGATTACCCATTACCCATTTACCCATTACCCATTACCGTTTTACCTATTACCTATTACTTATTACCTATTACCGTTTTACCTATCTCCAAAGTAAAAAACCTACCCCTGTGAGGGAGTGTGGGTCCCCATCTCCCCATCTCCCCATCTCCCCATCTCCCCATCTCCCCACCCTCCCGACTCCCGACTTCCTAATTAAGGTAGTTCACTTACTCGCTTCAACCCAGCAGAGTCTTGGTCGTACTCGTCTAGGTCAACAGAAATCGGCTCAACATTCCAAATTTCTTGAGAATACTCCCGAATCGTGCGGTCTGAAGAGAATTTGCCCATATTCGCCGCATTGATAATCGACATGCGAGTCCAGTGATCCTGATCCCGATAGGCTTGGCTTACTTGCTTCTGGGTATTAACATAGGACTGGTAGTCTGCCAAAAGCAGGTACTCATCGCCGTACAGTAGGGAATCCACCAGTGGCTTAAACAGCTCGGGCTTACGGGAATAGAAGTACCTAGAGCCAATCTGATCGATTACCTGCTTGAGCTCTTTATTGTTGTTATAGTATTCTTGCGGGTTATATCCCCCAGTTTTGAGAGCGTATACTTCCTCAGTAGTTAGACCAAACAAGAAAAAGTTGTCTGCTCCTGCTTCTTCTCGGATTTCAATATTAGCACCATCCAAGGTACCAATGGTTAACGCTCCATTCATGGCAAATTTCATATTGCCAGTTCCAGAAGCTTCCTTGCCAGCAGTGGAAATTTGCTCTGAAAGGTCTGCTGCTGGGTAAACCTGCTCTCCGAGGGAAACCGAGAAGCCTTCTAAGAAAACTACTTTTATGCGATCGCTTACATCAGGGTCATCATTGATAATCTCTGCTACTGAGTTGATCAACTTAATCACCAGTTTAGCCAAGTAGTAACCCGGTGCTGCTTTGCCAGCGAAAATAAAGGTTCGGGGCAAGATATCGATCGAGGGATTCTCCTTGATCTGGTTGTAGAGACTAATGATATGGAGTACATTCAACAACTGACGCTTGTATTCGTGAATCCGCTTGACTTGAACATCAAACAGGGAATTAGGATCAACTTTAATATTGTTGTGTAGCAGAATATAATCTGCAAGGTTTTGCTTGTGCAGCTGCTTAATCTTGCCCCAGCGATCGCAAAACTCAGCATCAGTAACAAACTGCTCTAACTGTTTGAGCTGGTCTAGATCAGTAACCCAACCCTCCCCAATTTTCTCAGTAATCAGTTCCGACAGTTGAGGATTACTCAGCAATAGCCAGCGACGGGGTGTAACCCCATTGGTCATATTAATAAACTTATTTGGCCACAATTCATAGAAATCTTGGAGCACATCCTTCTTCAGCAATTCCGTATGCAGTGCGGCCACCCCATTAATAGCATGGCTACCTACGCAGGCTAAATGAGCCATCCGCACAGACTTCTCAGGTCCTTCTTCAATCAAGGACATTCGTCTGAGCCGGTCATTATCACCTGGATACTGGAGACGCACATTATCCAAGAAGCGACGGTTGATTTCATAGATAATCTCTAAGTGCCTCGGTAAGAGTCTCTCAAATAGGCTAACTGGCCAGCGTTCCAAAGCCTCTGCTAGCAAAGTATGATTAGTATAACCAAAAGTGTTCTTAGTAATATACCAAGCTCGATTCCAGCTCAATTTGTACTTATCCAAGAACAACCGCATCAGCTCGGCTACCCCAATCGATGGGTGAGTATCATTCAGCTGAATCGCAATTTTCTCATGGAACAGGTCGAAATTACTATTAGTTCGTCGATAATTATTAATAATATCCTGAAGGGAACAGCTAACAAAGAAATACTGCTGCTCCAGCCGTAGTTGCTTCCCTTGGGAAGTGTTATCATTGGGATACAGAACTTTCGAGATATTCTCAGAATAGATCTTTTCAGTAACAGAACCGGTATAGTCGCCGCTGTCGAATACCTGAAAATCAAATTCTTCACTGGCACCAGCACGCCACAAACGCAGGGTATTGACCGTATTTTTCTTGTAACCAGGCACTGGTATATCGTAGGGAGTACCCAAAACCTGCCATTCCGGAACCCAACGTACCCGATAGCGCCCTTCCTCATCCTTGTAGGATTCTGTCTTACCCCCGAAATTAACCTCAACCGTTAATTCTGGGCGTCGGATTTCCCAAGGGTTGCCGAAGCGTAGCCACTTGTCAGGACGTTCAACTTGACCACCATCAATGATCCGCTGGTCAAAGATACCGAATTCATAACGGATGCCATACCCAACAGCAGGAATTTCTAAGGTTGCCAGGGAGTCCAGGAAACAAGCAGCCAACCGTCCTAAACCGCCATTCCCTAGACCAGGCTCAGCTTCCAAGATTTTCAGGTCATCTAGCTCCAGCCCAGATTCGTGGAGAGCTTGGCTGAGCCGATCAT includes:
- a CDS encoding sulfotransferase family protein gives rise to the protein MRPTLPPLPLFPIPYSLFPIPYSLFPIPYSLFPIPYSLFPIPYSLFPIPRNKMKLPTFLIIGVQKAGTTSIYNYLTQHPQVYMSPVKETNFLEKDWETLPPDLITPNKNRIDTFEKYSQLFQDVKDEIAIGEASPNYLFHYKSSSELILRYLPDVKLIAILRNPIDRAYSDYLMHVREATDVAGKLQPLSEQLKFRSKGSFTLKKGLYTAQLRHFIETFNRDKIKVYLYDDLCKNPVALLQDMYRFIGVDETFIPDVSKKAQVGQVPKVKLVNDLLRKQNPFRTMVASGLKYILPLEVRQTVRSALININSTDKRKAGISKEERQQLLEFYRDDILKLQDLIQRDLSVWLTV
- a CDS encoding glycogen/starch/alpha-glucan phosphorylase gives rise to the protein MKEPTNLTQQIKVKVEDDRTGMSVETLKRAFADNLYYIQGKNQFLATPYDYYMALAYTVRDRLLQRWIKTLETYTRKNTKTVYYLSAEFLMGRQLTNNLLNLGIYDRLSQALHESGLELDDLKILEAEPGLGNGGLGRLAACFLDSLATLEIPAVGYGIRYEFGIFDQRIIDGGQVERPDKWLRFGNPWEIRRPELTVEVNFGGKTESYKDEEGRYRVRWVPEWQVLGTPYDIPVPGYKKNTVNTLRLWRAGASEEFDFQVFDSGDYTGSVTEKIYSENISKVLYPNDNTSQGKQLRLEQQYFFVSCSLQDIINNYRRTNSNFDLFHEKIAIQLNDTHPSIGVAELMRLFLDKYKLSWNRAWYITKNTFGYTNHTLLAEALERWPVSLFERLLPRHLEIIYEINRRFLDNVRLQYPGDNDRLRRMSLIEEGPEKSVRMAHLACVGSHAINGVAALHTELLKKDVLQDFYELWPNKFINMTNGVTPRRWLLLSNPQLSELITEKIGEGWVTDLDQLKQLEQFVTDAEFCDRWGKIKQLHKQNLADYILLHNNIKVDPNSLFDVQVKRIHEYKRQLLNVLHIISLYNQIKENPSIDILPRTFIFAGKAAPGYYLAKLVIKLINSVAEIINDDPDVSDRIKVVFLEGFSVSLGEQVYPAADLSEQISTAGKEASGTGNMKFAMNGALTIGTLDGANIEIREEAGADNFFLFGLTTEEVYALKTGGYNPQEYYNNNKELKQVIDQIGSRYFYSRKPELFKPLVDSLLYGDEYLLLADYQSYVNTQKQVSQAYRDQDHWTRMSIINAANMGKFSSDRTIREYSQEIWNVEPISVDLDEYDQDSAGLKRVSELP